In Phyllopteryx taeniolatus isolate TA_2022b chromosome 1, UOR_Ptae_1.2, whole genome shotgun sequence, the following proteins share a genomic window:
- the mkrn4 gene encoding makorin, ring finger protein, 4 isoform X2, with translation MERSLSTRNGNICWHFLNGSCRYGSRCHYRHELPATQPSQICRYFQKGACWYGEHCRYIHVPQPEGGADVAGRRLSVPTVSSSTSTAARGPADRRGSETSALAQADVLPRRQRRTSRSVENSSNVTDAGNQNAEKRLQDAPSRMSAKSSEQCCASPRGKEESLPGSTQAAGAAAAPCTDRTAEAYLQSRDVTCGICMDKVYEKMDRSKRVFGILPNCSHAFCLQCIMTWRKTRDLGPDVVKSGPSGRTTTYEEGRTTQPRSTDPGTRPTLHIPASTHYLPQSVGGRPPANSGMRRAPLHASVLTMQIDLKCEKLGGKKGK, from the exons ATGGAACGGTCGCTTTCAACTCGTAATGGCAATATCTGTTG GCACTTCTTGAACGGCTCATGCAGATATGGCTCGAGATGCCATTATCGACACGAATTGCCTGCCACACAACCATCCCAAATTTGTCGCTACTTCCAGAAAGGTGCATGCTGGTATGGTGAACACTGCAG GTACATCCATGTCCCCCAACCTGAAGGTGGTGCAGATGTTGCAGGCCGAAGACTGTCTGTACCAACGGTCTCGTCCTCCACCTCCACTGCGGCCCGAGGTCCAGCTGACCGCAGAGGTTCCGAGACTTCTGCTCTTGCACAGGCTGATGTGTTGCCAAGGCGGCAACGCAGGACATCGAGGTCTGTGGAAAACTCTTCAAACGTCACAGATGCTGGGAACCAGAATGCTGAGAAACGATTACAAG ATGCTCCTTCCCGAATGTCTGCCAAGAGCTCAGAACAGTGTTGTGCAAGTCCACGTGGAAAAGAG GAAAGCCTTCCAGGTAGCACGCAAGCCGCGGGTGCAGCTGCAGCCCCATGCACCGACAGGACTGCGGAGGCATACCTCCAGAGTCGAGATGTCACCTGTGGTATATGCATGGACAAGGTGTATGAGAAGATGGACCGCAGTAAACGGGTGTTTGGAATCTTGCCCAACTGCAGTCATGCCTTCTGCCTGCAGTGCATCATGACCTGGAGAAAAACCAGAGACCTCGGGCCTGATGTTGTCAA gtcaggcccatcaggcaggacaaccacCTACGAAGAGGGCCGCACCACCCAGCCCCGCAGCACTGACCCCGGGACCCGCCCTACCCTCCACATtccagccagcacccactacctgCCCCAGAGTGTGGGAGGTAGACCCCCCGCAAACTCAGGGATGAGAAGAGCCCCACTCCATGCAAGTGTCCTCACCATGCAAATCGATCTAAAATGTGAGaaactgggggggaaaaagggaaaataa
- the ppardb gene encoding peroxisome proliferator-activated receptor delta b isoform X4 codes for MPEAERKKLVAGLLAEELNLGKPGGSDLKTLAKQVNTAYLKNLSMTKKRARSILMGKTSSTSPFVIYDVDTLWKAESGLVWSQLLPGAPLTKEIGVHVFYRCQCTTVETVRELTEFAKSIPGFVDLFLNDQVTLLKYGVHEAIFAMLPSLMNKDGLLVANGKGFVTREFLRSLRKPFSEIMEPKFEFAVKFNALELDDSDLALFVAAIILCGDRPGLMNVKQVEQSQDNILQALDLHLQVNHSDSVYLFPKLLQKMADLRQLVTENAQLVQKIKKTESETSLHPLLQEIYKDMY; via the exons ATGCCTGAGGCAGAGAGGAAGAAGCTGGTGGCGGGCCTGCTTGCAGAGGAACTAAACCTCGGCAAACCGGGCGGCTCCGACTTAAAGACCTTGGCCAAGCAAGTCAACACAGCCTACTTGAAGAATCTTAGTATGACCAAGAAGAGGGCCCGCAGCATCCTGATGGGAAAGACCAGCAGCACCTCA CCATTTGTGATCTATGATGTGGACACGCTCTGGAAGGCTGAAAGTGGTTTGGTGTGGAGCCAGTTGCTTCCAGGTGCTCCCCTGACCAAGGAGATCGGGGTGCATGTGTTCTACCGGTGCCAGTGCACCACGGTGGAGACTGTGCGTGAGCTCACCGAGTTTGCCAAGAGCATTCCGGGGTTTGTCGACCTCTTCCTGAATGACCAG GTGACATTGCTGAAGTACGGCGTGCATGAGGCTATTTTTGCGATGTTGCCATCTCTCATGAACAAAGATGGTCTCCTGGTGGCCAATGGGAAAGGCTTTGTGACCAGAGAGTTCCTGCGTAGCTTAAGAAAGCCTTTCAGTGAGATCATGGAGCCCAAGTTTGAGTTTGCCGTGAAGTTCAATGCCCTGGAGCTGGACGACAGTGACCTGGCCCTCTTCGTAGCCGCCATCATCCTGTGCGGAG ATCGCCCAGGCTTGATGAATGTGAAGCAGGTGGAGCAGAGCCAGGACAACATCTTGCAGGCCTTGGACCTCCACCTGCAGGTGAACCACTCGGACTCAGTCTACCTCTTCCCCAAACTGCTGCAGAAGATGGCCGACCTCCGCCAGCTGGTCACAGAGAACGCTCAACTTGTGCAGAAGATCAAAAAGACAGAGTCTGAGACCTCGCTCCACCCTCTTCTGCaagagatctacaaagacatgtATTAA